GAGGCCAGAAAGACATCACCGGCCTGGCCGAAAACCCGGCCTTTACCGAGACCATGCTCGCGGCCCTCGCCCTGAACCCCGGCACAAAAGAGTTCGTGATCATCGGCGCGGACCAGGCCATCACCGATCTGCTCACGGACCGCTCCCTGCGCGCCCTGGAACAGCAGTTTCCGGCCATCCGCTTCACCTACTGGAACAACCTCGACGCGCGGGAACTGCGCACCCGTCTCAAAGAATTGGGCCCCGGCCAGATCATCCTCGTCCACGGGGTCATGCGCAACGAGGAAGGGGTGCTGGTCGATTATCGCGGCAAGAATCTCTTCCTCTCCACCCACGCGGGGGTGCCCATCTACGGATTCTGGGATTTCGAGATGGGCACGGGCTGCGTCGGCGGCAAGATGGTGCAAGGGCAGACCGAAGGCGAGCGCGTGGCCAGGCTGGCCATAAACGTCCTCGGCGGAGCCGACCCGGGCGGCATCCCCGTGAACACGCAGACCCCGTCGCGCTACATTTTCGACTACATCCAGCTGCAGCGCTTCGGGATCAGCGAAAAGGCCCTGCCAAAGGACAGCCTGGTTCTCAACCAGCCCGCGCGTTTCTATCAGATCGACAAGCGTTACATCTGGACCGCCACGGCGGGCGTGGCCGTGCTGCTGGCCGCCCTGGCCATGCTGGTCAGCGCCATCCGCCGCCGCCAGGAGGCGCAAGCCGTGCTGCGCCGTCACAAGGAGCAGCTCGAAGAGGCGGTCCGCGCCCGCACCGAGCATCTGCGAACAGCCAACGACGAACTCGAACGCGAGGTCCACGAACGCATCCGGGCCGAGGGTGACCTGCGCAAGGCCCGCGCCAGCCTGGAAATCGAGGTCGACCGACGCACCCGCGATCTGCGTTTCGAGATAGAACAGCGCCGTCTGGCCGAGGCCCATATCCGCGACCGCGAGGCCAAGGCCAGGGCCCTCATCAACGCCCCCACCGAGACCCTGCTGCTCATGGATCAGGCCGGGATCATCCTCGACATCAACGAAACCGGAGCCTCGCGCCTAGGCAGAAACCGCGAGTCACTCTACGGACTGTCCCTCTACGCCCTGCTGCCTGAAACGCGCGCCGAGCGCTTCCGCCAGACCGTAGATAACGTATTCTCCACCGGCGAAGTCCGCTCCATCAACGAATACGGAGAGGAGCGCGATCTGGACCTGCGCTTCTATCCCGTTTTCGACGACGGGGGCCAGGTCACAC
This DNA window, taken from Desulfomicrobium sp. ZS1, encodes the following:
- a CDS encoding ATP-binding protein, with protein sequence MMRIILLLLLLVPPLPLLAAPPNVLVLHSYHPGLSWTDTLNTGIRETFRAEMPEALLWVEYLDTKRNTDTSYLSLQAALLRHKLAESTFNLIITTDNDALDFVLEYRDDIFRGAPVVFCGVNDFAPGQLGGQKDITGLAENPAFTETMLAALALNPGTKEFVIIGADQAITDLLTDRSLRALEQQFPAIRFTYWNNLDARELRTRLKELGPGQIILVHGVMRNEEGVLVDYRGKNLFLSTHAGVPIYGFWDFEMGTGCVGGKMVQGQTEGERVARLAINVLGGADPGGIPVNTQTPSRYIFDYIQLQRFGISEKALPKDSLVLNQPARFYQIDKRYIWTATAGVAVLLAALAMLVSAIRRRQEAQAVLRRHKEQLEEAVRARTEHLRTANDELEREVHERIRAEGDLRKARASLEIEVDRRTRDLRFEIEQRRLAEAHIRDREAKARALINAPTETLLLMDQAGIILDINETGASRLGRNRESLYGLSLYALLPETRAERFRQTVDNVFSTGEVRSINEYGEERDLDLRFYPVFDDGGQVTRVAVFMADVTGARRMARQIMLLDKINSLGRMAAGIAHEIRNPLTGIHGYLYAMDEICDELPTEPASVLRTTIAKIRKAAGKMESVIRRVLDFSKPGTPQLELLDLAVPVQEGLSLMLPTLRKAGITVDTEFSPVPAILGDRMQLEQAVINIVDNAARAVRNNAETKNIALRIVCEADRLSLCIADNGPGITPADRERIFDPFYTTASDGTGIGLSIVQRIVADHSGTIHVGESPAGGAEFRLEFPLPATEHQ